The stretch of DNA CGGCATGGGTGTGCCGTGCACGAGCGGGATGCCGGCGCCGGCCCGCTTGAAGGCGTTCCCGGTGACGGCCAGGGAGCCCAGTGACATGCCGTGGAAAGCGTTGGTGAACGACACGATCGCCTCGCGCCCCTTGACCTTGCGGGCCAGCTTCAGCGCCGACTCCACGGCGTTGGTGCCGGTCGGGCCCGGGAACATCACCTTGTACGGCAGGTCACGCGGGCGCAGGACCAGGTTCTGGAAGGTCTGGAGGAACGTGCGCTTGGCGGCGGTCGACATGTCGAGCCCGTGGGTGACCCCGTCGCGCTCCAGGTAGTCGATCAACGCCCGTTTCAGCACGGGGTTGTTGTGGCCGTAGTTGAGCGAGCCAGCGCCCGCGAAGAAGTCGAGGTACTCGTGGCCGTCCTCGTCGTACATGCGGCTGCCGCGCGCGTGGTCGAAGACGGTCGGCCAGCCGCGGCAGTAGCTGCGCACCTCGGACTCCAGGGTCTCGAAGACGCTCAGGTCGGGCTGGGTGATGGTCACGACGAATCGCTCCTCGGTGTGGGGAGTGAGAGGGAGGCGGGGGGAGAGAGGTGGCCGGGCCCAAGAGACGGAGGGGCCGGAGGGCGGTCAGAAGGAGAGCGGACCGATCCGGTGGAGGACCTCCGGGTCGTGCGGTCCGTCCGGGAACTGCTCGGCCCCGAAAAGGACTTCGCGCTCGACCGCGGCGCCGTGCCGGGCGGCGTAGGAGGTGAAGAGCCGCTCGGAGGCGGCGTTGCCCGGGGTGATCGTGGTCTCCACGGAGGTGAGCCCGACCTCGGCGGCGACCCGGGCAGTGAGCGCGTCCAGCAGCCGGGCGGCCAGGCCCCGGCCGCGGTGGCCCGCGTCCACCGCCACCTGCCACACGAGCAGGGTGTACGGACGGTCGGGCCGCACGTATCCGGTGACGAAACCGACCGGCTCGCCGTCGGCGCCGCGCGCCACCGCGGACGTGGCGGCGAAGTCGCGGCACCAGAGGAGATAGCTGTACGAGGAGTTCACATCGAGCGTCCCGGATTCCTTCGCGAGTCGCCAGAGTGCGGCGCCGTCGGCGGGGGAGGGGCGCTCGATGCGGAGCGCCTCGGGCAATTCTGTGTGGGGGGAATGCAGGTCTGCTTGGGCGGCAGTCATGTGGAATGAACTTACCGAGCAGAATTCAAAAATGCATCGCCCTCGAGCCTTACGTGAACTGTGCACATGTGTTATCGCGCGGGCGCCTGATCGCGCGAGAGGGTGGCGGTATGGGCAGGTTTGCCCGTTAATAATCGGGCAAAAGGGGTGCACCTGTGGACCGCATCACAGTCACGTAACGCTCCTGGGGGCCTTCGAATTGTGTCGCCGAGCGCTCATGAAATCTCTGCGTTTAGGCCCGAAGAAACGGGGCAGAAGAATGTGGGAAGCTGCCTGGAATTTAATTGCCGAATTATCTCGCGGAGAAACCCCGTCAACCCCGTCCGTCCGATTCTGGAGAATGCGGGCCCGCCGTTGTGCCGGCCGTTGTGCCGGGCATGGTCCGCAATGATGTCGCCATCATGTTCACGAACACCTCGGCATTCCGGCCGCCGGCCGGCCCGCCGCCCGCGCGCCTACCGGCGCCAGGCCTCCGCGACCGCGTTCCTCGCGGCCGCGACGTCCACGGTCGCGCCGAGGCCGGTCAGGGCGGCGCCCAGGGCCGTCAGGGAGGCCTCGACCACGTCCCGGGTCGCGTCGGCCCCGTAGTGGTTGACGCGGATCATCTCCTTGGCGAGCGGGCCGCCGCCCGCGGCCAGCGGGAGGGCGGGGTCGGCCGCCAGGGCGTGGGCCACCAGCTCGGAGGCGTCGATGTCCGACGGGGCCCGCAGAGTGGTGGCGACCGGGGCCGCCTCCAGGGCGTTGTGCACGTACGGCTCCAGGCCCCCGCCCAGGGCCGGCGCACCCGCGCGGGTCGCCGCGGCGGCACGGGCGTGGCGGTCCATCACCGCGTCCAGGCCGGCCGCCTCGATGCGCTCCAGGCAGGCCTCGAGCGCCAGCATCTCCAACTGCGCGGGCGCGTGCAGCAGCGCCTTGCGGCCGCCGCCGATCCAGCGCTCCTTCCAGTCCAGCAGGGACAGGTAGGAGCGGCGCGGCGCCTGCGGGTTCGCCGCCATCCGGGCCCAGGCGCGCTCGCTGACCGACACCGCCGACACCCCGGCCGGCCCGCCCATCGCCTTCTGCGCCCCGATCACGCACAGGTCCACACCCCACGCGTCCGGCAGCACCGGTTCCGCGCCGACCGAGGCCACGGCGTCCAGGTAGAACAGGGCGCCCTGCTCCGTCACGGCCTTGCCGATCTCCGCGACCGGATTCGTGTTGCCGGTCGCGGCCTCCGCGTGCACCAGCGACACGAAGTCGATCTCCGGGTGCTCGGCGAAAGCCTCCCTGACCTGGTCCGCCGTGACCGCAGTGTGGTACGGCACCGACAGGTCGTACACCGTCGCGCCGCAGTCGCGCAGCCAGTTGCCGAACGTCTGCCCGTACGGCCCGGTGATCACGTTCAGCGCGGTCGTGCCGGGACCGGCGGTCCCCCTGATCGCGCCCTCCAGCGGAAGCAGCGCCTCGCCCTGCATGATCACGACATCCTGCTCGGTGCCCAGCAGCCGCGTCACCCGGTCCTCGATCGAGGCGAATCGGTCGGCGCTCAGCGGAGCGAGGTCCAGGAACGGGTTCGTCACGGCGGTGCTCTCTTCGTACGGGCGAGGGTGAACGCGTCGAGCGTAGTCGGCGGGTCTGCCCCGCTTTCACCCGGCGACCCCGGACCGGGTGGTCCGTTGCGGGCACCGGCTCATTAAGGTGCGGTGCATGAGCGATCGCGCGGTGCTGCACGTGAAGGGTCGGGTGCTCGTCGGCCCGGACGAGGACCAGGTCCGGGACGAGTTGTGGGTGGTCGGCGGCCGGATCTCCTACGACCGTCCCGCCGGCGCCACCGACGTGACGACCGTCGAGGGCTGGGTGCTGCCCGGCCTGGTCGACGCGCACTGCCACGTCGGCCTCGACGAGCACGGACCGGTGCCCGACGACGTCTCGGAGAAGCAGGCTCTCACCGACCGCGAGGCCGGCACCCTCCTCCTCCGGGACGCGGGCTCGCCCTCGGACACCCGCTGGATCGACGAGCGCGAGGACCTGCCGAAGATCATCCGTGCGGGCCGCCACATCGCCCGCACCCGCCGCTACATCCGCAACTACGCCTGGGAGATCGAGCCGGAGGACCTGGTCGCCCACGTCGCCCAGGAGGCCCGGCGCGGTGACGGCTGGGTCAAGCTGGTCGGCGACTGGATCGACCGCGACCTCGGCGACCTGTCGGCCTGCTGGCCGCGCGAGGCGGCCGAGGCGGCGATAGCGGAGGCCCACCGCCTGGGCGCGCGCGTGACGGCCCACTGCTTCGCGGAGGACTCCCTGCGCGACCTGGTCGAGGCGGGCATCGACTGCGTCGAGCACGCCACGGGCTTGACCGAGGACCTGATCCCGCTGTTCGCCGAACGCGGCGTCGCGATCGTCCCGACCCTCGTCAACATCGCGACCTTCCCCCGCCTCGCCGACGGCGGCGAGGCCAGGTTCCCGCGCTGGTCGGCCCATATGCGCCGGCTGCACGAACGCCGCTACGACACGGTCCGGGCCGCCTACGACGCCGGCATCCCGGTCTACGTCGGCACCGACGCCGGCGGCTCCCTGCCCCACGGCCTGGCGGCCGCCGAGGTCGCCGAACTGGTCACGGCCGGCATCCCGCCGCTCGAAGCCCTCTCGGCGACGACCTGGGCCGCCCGGACCTGGCTGGGCCGCCCCGGCCTCGACGAGGGCGCCCCCGCCGACCTCGTGGTCTACGCCGAGGACCCGCGCGCGGACGTGCGCGTACTGGCGGCACCGCGGCGGGTGGTCCTGAACGGCAAGGTGGTCGGCTGAGGGTCAAGGGGCCCGTCCCTCGCGGCCGACTTGTAAACCCCATCCGATCTGCGGAGACGTGATCGGATGGGGTTTTTCGTGCGCGCGAGGACACGTGGACTCGCTCAAGCGAGGACACGGTTTGATCACAGGATCTTCACAGGTTTCGAAGTCTGTCCCCTTTCGATGCATAGGCCCCTTGTCGTGTCTCTGTATGTTCAAGTCGATCAAGGTTATTGACCATGACTTGTCAAAGGGGGCACCAAGAAAATGAAGGAAGAGTCATCTCCGCAGTGGGGACGGCACCCGTTACCGTCTCGCACACGCCTGAGACGCACAGCCCTGGTGGCGGTGCTGGCGCTGTCGGTGGGGCTGGTCGAGGCGGGAACGGCAGTCGCCAAGCCGGTCTCGACCACCGCGGAGCAGCCGAAGCCGCTGGGTCCGGCGGAGGCGGAGGACGCGGCGTCGGCGCTGTTGACGGCGCGGCTGCAGGACCGGCGGATCGAGGTCACGGGAGAGCGGACCGACTCCACCACGACGTGGGCGAACCCGGACGGAACCACGACGGTGGACTCCTACACCGGACCGATCCGTGTGCGGGACGAGCACGGCACCTGGCGGCCGGTGGACACCACGCTGGTCGCCGGCGGCGGGGTGGTGGCGCCGAAGATGGCGGCCGCCGATGTGACGCTCTCGGACGGCGGGACGGACCAGACGCTGGTTCAGGTCGGGCGCGGGAAGCACGCGCTGGGCGTCGCCTGGGAGGGCAAGCTCCCCAAGCCCCGGCTGAACGGCTCGACCGCGACGTACCCGGGCGCGGTGAAGGGCGGCGACCTGGTCGTCACGGCCCTGAAGGAGGGCTTCACGCACAATGTTGTGCTGCGTGAACGCCCGGACGAGCCAGTGGAGTACCGGCTTCCGGTCGATGCCACAGGGCTGCGCCTCAAGGAGACCGCCGACAAGCGGCTGGTCTGGGAGGACGCCAAGGGCGAGGCGAGGGCCGGCGCGCCGGCGCCGGTCATGTGGGACTCCTCGCACGACAAGGCCTCCGGGGAGCCCGAACACCTGGCGCCGGTCGACGTGGACATCGTCGACGCCGAGGACGGCAAGGGGCAGGTGCTGGTGCTCAAGCCCAGCGCCGCGTTCCTGTCGGATCCCGACGTGACGTATCCGGTGACGATCGACCCGACCGACTCGCTGATGGGTCCGACGACCGACACCTGGGTGCAGTACAAGGACTACCTCACCTCGCAGCGTGGCTCGACCGAACTGAAGGCGGGCACGTACGACGGCAGCGAGAAGGCCCGGTCCTTCCTGAAGTTCAACGTCTCGAAGTACACGGGCAAGCACGTTCTCGATGCCAAGCTGCGGTTGTACTCGTACTACTCGTCGACGTGCAGCACGTCGAACTCGGGCATCGAGGTGCGCCGAATCACCACCGACTGGGATCCGTCGGCGATCACGTGGTCGGCACAGCCGTCCACGACGGCGACCGGTGCGGTGGTCGTCAAGGACGCCAAGGGCTACAACTCGTCCTGTCCCGCCGGGTACAGCACGTGGAACGTCAGCTCCCTCGCGCAGTCGTGGGCGGACGGACAGCCCAACTACGGCCTGCGGATGGCAGCGGTCACCGAGACCGACCCCCTCACCTGGCGCCGCTACCGGTCGGCGAACTACGTCAACGGCTCCCATGACCCGACCTCCGAGCCGTCGCTGACCGTGCAGTACAACACCAAGCCGGGCACGCCGACCGCGCTGTCCCCGCTGACCGGGGCAGCCACCAACAGCTCGAGACCAACGCTGTCGGCCAAGTCGACGGACGCCGACGGCAACACCGTCACGCTGAGCTTCGAACTCTGGAAGTCGGACGGCACCGCGGCCCTGCAGTCCGGCAAGTCGGTGGCGGTGGCGTCCGGGGCAACGGCGACATGGACACCCGGCACCGCGCTGGCCGAAGGCTCGTACAAGTGGCGGGCGATGGCCTCCGACGGCACGGACTCCAGCGCCTGGTCGTCGTTCCAGACGTTCACCGTGGACACAACCAAGCCGGGCGCGCCGTACGTCTCGTCCACGGACTACCCGCAGGACGGCAAGTGGCACGGCGGCGCCGGAACCTCTGGCAAGTTCACCTTTACCCCGGCCGCCGGCACCACTGACCTGGCCGGGTACGTGTACTCGCTGGACGGCGCCGCGGCGCAGACGGTGACGGCCACCGGCTCGACCGCGGTCACGCTCACCCCGGCCGCGGACGGTCACCGCGCCCTGCGGGTGCAGGCCAAGGACAAGGCCGGCAACGTATCCACGGCCGTCACCTACGACTTCCTCGTCGGCCAGGGTGCCATGGTGCAGCCCGCCGAGGGCGCCGTCAGCGCCCGCCGGGTGAAGCTGGAGGTCGACGCGCAGCCCAAGTACACGCGGGTCACCTTCCAGTGGCGGCGCGGTCCGGGGGCGTCCGTCTACGACGTTCCGCTGGCGAACCTGACCAAGGCCGACAACACCCCGTTCACGGCGCAGAAGACGCCGCTGTCCGCCATGGGCCCGCACGCCAACTGGTCCGTGCTGGAAACCCTCGGCCAGATCGGCGGCGTGGTCCAGGTACGGGCGCAGCTCTATACGGACAACGACGCGGATGCCGCGTACATCAGCGAGTGGCGGGGCTTCACCGTCGACCCGAACGCCGACGGCGCCGCCTCCGAGGAGGTCGGCCCCGGCTCGGTGAACCTGCTCACCGGTGACTACTCCGTCGGCGTGACCGACGCCGACGAGTTCGGCCTGTCCTCCACCCGCACCGCCTCCTCCCGCGGCACCGACCGCGGCTGGATGCCGCAGGGTGAGCGGCTGACCGCCAACCAGCAGGACATATCCACCGACACCAGCGGCTTCACCGCCACCACGGCGACCCTCAGCCGTGTCACCAACCTCGGCCAGGACGGCTCCACCGACTCGCTGAAGGTCCTCCCGACATCCAGCACGAGCGCCGACACCTACGCGTCGGTCGGCGGCGACAGCGGAGCGCTGCGACTCGGCATGAAGCCGGGCAAGACCTACCGCTTCTCCGTCTGGGCCTACGTCCCGTCGGCGACCGGCCTGTCTCCGCAGCACACCAACGGCCTGCGGCTGTATGCCGCCTTCGCCACGCCGTCGGGCACCGTGACGAAGACCTCGCGGAAGGTGCCGTA from Streptomyces sp. 6-11-2 encodes:
- a CDS encoding amidohydrolase family protein; amino-acid sequence: MSDRAVLHVKGRVLVGPDEDQVRDELWVVGGRISYDRPAGATDVTTVEGWVLPGLVDAHCHVGLDEHGPVPDDVSEKQALTDREAGTLLLRDAGSPSDTRWIDEREDLPKIIRAGRHIARTRRYIRNYAWEIEPEDLVAHVAQEARRGDGWVKLVGDWIDRDLGDLSACWPREAAEAAIAEAHRLGARVTAHCFAEDSLRDLVEAGIDCVEHATGLTEDLIPLFAERGVAIVPTLVNIATFPRLADGGEARFPRWSAHMRRLHERRYDTVRAAYDAGIPVYVGTDAGGSLPHGLAAAEVAELVTAGIPPLEALSATTWAARTWLGRPGLDEGAPADLVVYAEDPRADVRVLAAPRRVVLNGKVVG
- the ectA gene encoding diaminobutyrate acetyltransferase, translated to MTAAQADLHSPHTELPEALRIERPSPADGAALWRLAKESGTLDVNSSYSYLLWCRDFAATSAVARGADGEPVGFVTGYVRPDRPYTLLVWQVAVDAGHRGRGLAARLLDALTARVAAEVGLTSVETTITPGNAASERLFTSYAARHGAAVEREVLFGAEQFPDGPHDPEVLHRIGPLSF
- a CDS encoding alanine--glyoxylate aminotransferase family protein, which gives rise to MTNPFLDLAPLSADRFASIEDRVTRLLGTEQDVVIMQGEALLPLEGAIRGTAGPGTTALNVITGPYGQTFGNWLRDCGATVYDLSVPYHTAVTADQVREAFAEHPEIDFVSLVHAEAATGNTNPVAEIGKAVTEQGALFYLDAVASVGAEPVLPDAWGVDLCVIGAQKAMGGPAGVSAVSVSERAWARMAANPQAPRRSYLSLLDWKERWIGGGRKALLHAPAQLEMLALEACLERIEAAGLDAVMDRHARAAAATRAGAPALGGGLEPYVHNALEAAPVATTLRAPSDIDASELVAHALAADPALPLAAGGGPLAKEMIRVNHYGADATRDVVEASLTALGAALTGLGATVDVAAARNAVAEAWRR